In Lolium rigidum isolate FL_2022 chromosome 3, APGP_CSIRO_Lrig_0.1, whole genome shotgun sequence, the genomic window cggcgggcaggggtaccccgcccggtggaggaggtgcccctcccacgcgtggagcgaccggcgggggaagccgttgttggctgcgccgtcgtcgtcgtagaacgccatcgggagagtagagggagagtggagggagagtggagcacggggtacgcctcgcggcgagcggagcggcgtatataggcgcggctggcgcgggggattaatgccgcgtggaatgcgacgcgtccgcggcgagctgaccggcggcagcctttactgcgcgcgaaagacgatgcgtgcgcggaagacgacgacattaactcgccgcgtggccggtgaatgcagaccggcggcaggcttttacagcgcgcggaagacgatgcgatgaggacgacgatcggtttctctcgccgacatgttggggccaccagacgcgcgggaaatttcccgcgctttcgtttcgtccggagtccccgagcgctccccggggggccggggatggcgtgggatcgccggatgaatttaggcccaaatccggatgaaaacgaggaaccgggtgcgcgactggaccgaattacgccgtccggatgaaaaaaacgtcgttcgggggcctcgtcggggagacgagtggagatgctcttaaggacagaccttggattttcatcctggAATAAGTTTTATATGAGGACATATATTATCTTTCTATAAAACTAGAATGGTAGCTCTAGCAAATGAGAGGGCATCATTTTAATGTATTTAAAGATTTGATAAATTCTATTTGACGCTCTTTACGGCTGTTATGAGCAACAGGCAGGCTGGTTTTGTCCTTGTAGTTTCGTGGCATGTGATCTCTGAAGTCAAGGACTTCCGTAcgtctacaaaatgtatccatctacAAAATGTATCCGAAGATCAATCCAAATTCCCACTTAAGTGACTGTTGTGATGTTGTTATTTAGATGTCAAATTTGAGACAAATTTGAAAGGCTGGATGGACAAGGACAAGATGTATACTTACGAAGCCACACAGATCTGACAAGCTCAACAATGTTGACTCTGATTGTCTGATATATGAATTCAACACGAAAAAATCCTAAACAGTTGAACCAGAAACCACGCGTACCAATGCATGACGTGTGTAATGAGTATAGCAACTCCGGCCGTATGCACGCACAGCTGAGTGCATGCTGATTTCCGCAATGTAGGAATTTCACCGAGTTTGCATCCCTACCGGTTTGTCTCGGACCATGAGGTTCAAGGCCCGAGCCGAGGCTTGACAATGACTTGCATATGTATACGTTGTAGGGATGTAATATTTTCTGGATATGTCCATCTACAAAATGTATCCGAAGATCAATCCAATCTCCCACTGAAGTGACTGTTGTGACCGTTGTTATTTAGATGTCAAATTTGAGACACACAGATCTGACAGGCTCAACAATGCTGACTCTGATATGATATATGGATTCAATATGAAAATATGTAAACAAGAAACCGGAAACCACCCGTACCAATGCATGACATGTGTAATGAGTATAGCAAATCAAAATCGAATGAATGGAACTGGTATGGGGTCAAAATTGGCACCAGATCGATGACCCTATACAGAAACAAAAGAGAAATGCAATATGCTCTGCATGAAGTCGCCACCACTAGAACAAACGTTAAGTTTTGTGGAATGTGATCTCTGAATGAAGTCAACGACTTGCATATGTATACCTTGTAGGGATGTAACATTTTCTGGATATAACCATCTACAAAATGTATCCGAAGATCAATCCAAGCTCCCACTGAAGTAATTGTTGGGACGTTGTTATTTAGATGTCAAATTTGAGACAAATTTGAAAGGCTGGATGGACAAGTACAAGATGTATACTTACGAAGCCACACAGATCTGACAAGCTCAAACGTTCACTCTGATTGTCTTATATATGAATTCAACACGAAAATATCCTAGACAATTGAACCAGAAACCACCCGTACCAATGCATGACATGTGCAATGAGTATACTCAGTATAGCAAATCAAAATCGAATGAATGGAACACGTATGGGGTCAAAATTGCCACCAGATCCATGACCCTATCCAGAAAATAACGCGAAATGCATTATGCTCTGCACGAAGGATGGGCATGGCGGATCAGTTGAACTTGTTGCAGACCCTGCGGATCTCTCCCTGTGCGCCGGTAAGGACGTTGACCTCGCTGAGCTTAACGAGCGCCTGGGGGAAGAGCCAGCTGAAGTTTTCAGTGTTGGCGAGCATGTCCACCATCCACCTGGTGGGGGCGCCATTGCCGTAGAGGTTCTGGTCGACGGAGAGCACGCCGCGGCGTTTCTGCAGCATCTTGTAGAAACTCTTGTCCACCTTGAGCGCGCTCCACTGGTCGTCCAGGAACACGACGGTGTCGTCCGACGACGGCTTGTTGGGGCACACGTAGTTCTTGTACACGAACGCGTAGTAGGGGTCCAGGCTCGGGTCCGTGGCGCCGGCCTTGCCACCGTAGCTGTAGAGGCGGCTGCTCTTGATGGCGCTGCAGTGCGTCACGCCCACCGTGTGCGCGCCCAGCAGCAGCACCATGTCCATCTGCCCCAGCCCGAGCTTGCCGAAGAAAGCGGTGGCCTGCGCCACCGTGCTCTCCGGCCCCGGCAGGTTCACGTCGCCCGCCTTGGACTGCCGCCTGTCCTTCCGCCCGGTGCGCACCGCGTACGCGTTCCCGCCGGCCAGACGGACCGCGTCCCTCGTGGCGAGGATCTCGATGTCGGAGCAGGAGACCACGCCCGGGCACCGCTTCTCGAGCTCCGTCTTCACGTCCGCGATCAGGTCGTAGCCCTTCACGCTCAGGTTCGGCGGCGCCGTCTTCTCCGTCCCCGGACCATCGATCAGAAGCCCGCCGTCACAGCCCTACAGATACGAGAATCAAAATCAGATCAATCCATGGATGCAAGCAATGCATGAACTCTACTGAGTATACAAATCCTTCCTCCGTCTCATGAAATTTGTCAAaatctagatatatctatacactaTTGAGTATGTAGACACatcaaaaaatttgaaaattttcagacGATTTACAtgtgatggagggagtacatacatTGACGCCGCACTCGTGGAACTGCAAGCGCAGCAGGTGGGCGACGACGGCGGGTTCGCGGGAGAAGCGAGCCTTGACGACGCCCTGCACGATCGCCTCCACGTCGTTGGCGCCACACTTGCCCTTGTAGAACCCATTCTGTAGCTGCGCCTGAGTGGTGGCGAGGCCCAGCACAGTTAGCGCCACTGCTAGAAGAAACGCTGCCCTCCTGTGCGCCATTGATCGCTAGCAAGATTTTGGAATGGCTGCTGTGCTTGAGCAAATGGAGGTGAGAGACACATGGCGTGTGCCTAGCGTACTTATAGCTGGGTTACGAGGTGACATGCATGCATGGCCGCGCACTCACGCTAGCTGGCCACTGGCCAGCTTGTGAAATATATTGCTTGCGCGCCGTTGATTTCTTTTTTGGTAATGGAGAGCACGTATATCGCATATGCGGTCGGGCCGAATCGTTTTCTTGACCAGCGCTATACTGTGGGCATGATGTATACAGTTTGTTCTCTCGAAGAGTTCGCAAAATCAAATaattagagcatggctaatagcaTAACCGGCAGCCGGCTGTATACCATTGCCACGTCCCTTAATAGCCTTTATAAGAGTAGGCACGGTACAATAGATTGACTATAAGTTAGCTACAAAAATGGCAATAGCACTAAATGCTTGTACGGTGGGAGGCTGATTATTGGTAGGAGATGGTAACC contains:
- the LOC124701069 gene encoding peroxidase 57-like; translated protein: MAHRRAAFLLAVALTVLGLATTQAQLQNGFYKGKCGANDVEAIVQGVVKARFSREPAVVAHLLRLQFHECGVNGCDGGLLIDGPGTEKTAPPNLSVKGYDLIADVKTELEKRCPGVVSCSDIEILATRDAVRLAGGNAYAVRTGRKDRRQSKAGDVNLPGPESTVAQATAFFGKLGLGQMDMVLLLGAHTVGVTHCSAIKSSRLYSYGGKAGATDPSLDPYYAFVYKNYVCPNKPSSDDTVVFLDDQWSALKVDKSFYKMLQKRRGVLSVDQNLYGNGAPTRWMVDMLANTENFSWLFPQALVKLSEVNVLTGAQGEIRRVCNKFN